The Verrucomicrobiia bacterium genome contains a region encoding:
- a CDS encoding aminotransferase class V-fold PLP-dependent enzyme — translation MSDTGFISFNPGPSRLYPEIEADIRQALEDNILSLSHRSERFGEIVRKAKENIRIYFSIPADYRIFFVSSAVEAMEIALRNLCGNKSFHFINGAFARRFFSSAQQTKKNPAHLAAEEGKNFPAAEPKIPDECDLLCLTQNETSTGVRLPYQFLANLRKNFPDKLIAVDIVSSAAAEQVPFETADFWFFSVQKACGLPSGLAVLVVSKKALSKAKVLAAQGADIGAHHSLLSLEEFGQKNQTPATPNMLAIYLLGKRFERLLQVGIEAIEKESLEKSKLLYKWLDYHAALQPFVKDPADRSFTVVPVVLPEGKNSKSVQEGLKAHNMAVGSGYGPFKDSQIRIANFPQHSKEDLLRLTGAIDSTLKL, via the coding sequence GTGAGCGACACCGGCTTCATCTCCTTCAATCCCGGCCCTTCCCGGTTGTATCCGGAAATCGAGGCGGATATCCGGCAGGCGCTGGAGGACAACATTCTCTCCTTGTCCCACCGCTCGGAGCGGTTTGGTGAAATCGTCCGCAAGGCGAAGGAAAATATTCGGATTTATTTTTCCATCCCCGCCGATTACCGCATCTTCTTCGTCTCCTCTGCCGTCGAGGCAATGGAAATCGCCCTGCGGAATTTGTGCGGCAATAAAAGCTTCCATTTCATAAACGGCGCATTCGCCCGGCGTTTTTTCAGTTCCGCCCAGCAGACAAAGAAAAATCCCGCGCATCTCGCCGCCGAGGAGGGGAAAAACTTCCCGGCCGCCGAACCAAAAATCCCCGATGAATGCGATTTGCTTTGCCTAACCCAGAACGAGACCTCCACCGGCGTGCGGCTGCCGTATCAGTTTTTGGCGAACCTCCGCAAAAACTTTCCGGACAAACTGATTGCCGTCGATATCGTCTCCTCCGCCGCCGCCGAGCAGGTTCCTTTTGAAACCGCCGACTTCTGGTTTTTCTCGGTGCAAAAGGCCTGCGGCCTGCCGTCCGGCCTTGCAGTCCTTGTCGTTTCAAAGAAGGCGCTGTCAAAAGCGAAAGTTTTGGCGGCGCAAGGGGCCGACATCGGCGCGCATCATTCCCTATTATCGCTGGAGGAATTCGGCCAGAAAAACCAAACCCCGGCCACGCCAAATATGCTGGCCATCTATTTGCTGGGCAAACGGTTCGAGCGGCTTCTTCAAGTCGGAATTGAAGCAATTGAAAAAGAATCGCTTGAAAAATCAAAACTGCTTTATAAATGGCTGGATTACCATGCGGCGCTCCAGCCATTTGTGAAAGACCCCGCCGACCGATCCTTTACCGTCGTTCCCGTTGTTTTACCGGAGGGAAAAAATTCGAAATCGGTGCAGGAGGGGTTGAAGGCCCACAATATGGCCGTCGGCTCCGGCTACGGGCCTTTCAAGGATTCCCAAATCCGCATCGCCAATTTTCCGCAGCATTCGAAGGAAGACCTCTTGCGGCTTACCGGGGCCATCGACTCAACTTTGAAATTGTAA
- the serA gene encoding phosphoglycerate dehydrogenase, protein MPNKRNMANVLLLEKIHPNAAEQFKAKNFAVAENPASLPESELGQSLGGVQILGIRSKTKLTPKLLQKAPNLLAVGCFCIGTNQVDLKKCTELGIAVFNAPYSNTRSVTELVIGEIIMLLRRIFERNSAAHGGSWTKGDDGCFEVRGKTLGIIGYGHIGSQVSVIAESLGMNVLFYDIVEKLALGNARPVHSLEELLRQSDVVTLHVPEDQSTRNMIGARQLGMMKKGSYLINTSRGRVVVLEELGRALKEGHLKGAAIDVYPNEPSGPGERFSCSLQGLPNVILTPHIAGSTQEAQADIALKTSNRLIRFLEFGTTTGSVNFPEVELPVLNENHRIIHIHKNVPGIIKQVAEILARHKYNIEGEYLRTTHELGYLVTDVNRKVTPEVLSELNKIRATLKVRVLF, encoded by the coding sequence ATGCCGAATAAAAGGAATATGGCCAACGTCCTCCTTTTGGAAAAAATCCACCCCAACGCCGCCGAGCAGTTTAAGGCCAAAAATTTTGCCGTGGCGGAAAACCCGGCCTCACTCCCCGAGTCGGAGCTGGGCCAATCTTTGGGCGGCGTCCAGATTCTCGGCATCCGTTCCAAAACAAAGCTGACCCCCAAGCTCCTGCAAAAAGCCCCCAACCTTCTCGCGGTCGGTTGCTTCTGCATCGGCACCAATCAGGTCGATTTGAAAAAATGCACGGAACTGGGGATTGCCGTCTTCAACGCCCCCTATTCCAACACCCGCTCGGTGACGGAGCTGGTGATTGGGGAAATTATCATGCTTTTGCGCCGGATTTTTGAGCGCAACAGCGCGGCCCACGGAGGAAGCTGGACCAAGGGGGATGACGGCTGCTTTGAGGTGCGCGGGAAAACGCTCGGCATCATCGGTTACGGACACATCGGCTCGCAGGTTTCCGTGATTGCCGAGTCGCTTGGTATGAACGTCCTTTTTTACGATATCGTCGAGAAATTGGCGCTCGGGAACGCCCGGCCGGTGCATTCGCTGGAGGAGCTTTTGCGCCAATCCGACGTCGTCACCCTGCACGTGCCGGAGGATCAGTCCACCCGGAACATGATCGGCGCCCGGCAGCTTGGGATGATGAAAAAAGGGAGCTATTTGATAAACACCAGCCGCGGCCGCGTGGTGGTTTTGGAGGAGCTGGGCCGGGCTTTGAAGGAAGGGCATTTGAAGGGGGCGGCGATCGATGTTTATCCCAACGAACCCTCCGGCCCGGGAGAGCGTTTTTCCTGCTCCCTGCAGGGGCTGCCGAACGTGATTTTAACCCCCCACATCGCCGGCAGCACGCAGGAGGCCCAGGCGGATATCGCCCTTAAAACCTCCAACCGGCTGATTCGGTTTCTCGAATTCGGGACGACCACCGGCAGCGTCAATTTTCCGGAAGTGGAGCTTCCGGTGCTGAACGAAAACCACCGCATCATCCACATCCACAAAAACGTGCCGGGGATCATCAAGCAGGTCGCCGAAATCCTGGCACGGCACAAGTACAATATCGAGGGGGAATACCTGCGCACCACCCACGAGCTGGGCTACCTGGTTACAGATGTTAATCGCAAGGTGACGCCGGAGGTTCTCTCGGAGTTGAACAAAATCCGCGCCACCCTGAAAGTACGGGTCTTGTTCTAA